A window of the bacterium genome harbors these coding sequences:
- a CDS encoding formylglycine-generating enzyme family protein, with protein MQLDLLHVPGGSFFMGDDSGNEDEKPAHPVFVDGFYIGKFTVTNREFRAFLDTTNHGFPDHSFNDPLQPATHVSWFDAVKYCEWLSSATGHLYRLPTEAEWEYAARSGLAENVYPWGTRNWNEWPELHTRFEDGPEPVGCFEPNAFGIHDMGINVHEWCSDWYDPLYYRNSPAENPKGPLSGSRRSSRGGSWRHHCKITRCAARSSIPPDYRYADYGFRLVRELELTAENAETAEKK; from the coding sequence ATGCAACTTGATCTCCTACATGTTCCCGGTGGTTCTTTTTTTATGGGGGATGACTCCGGCAACGAAGATGAAAAGCCTGCCCACCCTGTATTCGTAGATGGCTTCTATATTGGCAAATTCACGGTAACGAATCGCGAGTTTCGCGCATTCCTGGACACAACAAATCATGGTTTCCCGGACCACTCCTTCAACGATCCCCTGCAACCAGCCACGCATGTCAGCTGGTTCGATGCCGTCAAGTATTGTGAGTGGCTCTCTTCAGCAACAGGGCATCTCTATCGATTGCCGACAGAAGCGGAATGGGAGTATGCGGCAAGGTCCGGTCTTGCAGAAAATGTTTATCCCTGGGGCACGCGCAATTGGAATGAATGGCCTGAACTCCATACACGCTTTGAAGATGGACCGGAACCGGTTGGGTGTTTCGAACCAAATGCCTTTGGCATTCACGACATGGGAATAAATGTGCATGAATGGTGTTCGGATTGGTATGATCCGCTCTACTACAGAAATTCGCCGGCTGAAAATCCGAAAGGACCGCTCTCCGGAAGCAGACGCTCCTCACGCGGTGGTTCCTGGCGTCATCATTGCAAGATCACGAGATGCGCCGCGCGCAGCTCCATCCCTCCCGACTACCGCTACGCCGATTATGGCTTTCGCCTCGTCCGAGAACTAGAATTAACCGCAGAGAACGCGGAGACCGCAGAAAAAAAATGA
- a CDS encoding RtcB family protein, with protein sequence MQINKINDYLWEIPRTGGMRVPGRIYASKQLIDAIVKDDSIKQVQNVAHLPGIVKYSIAMPDIHQGYGFPIGGVCATDPADGGVISPGGVGYDINCGVRLARTSIKEKDLEGKLHDLVRNLFYRVPSGVGSTGAIQKLSKEDLRNVMRKGARWVVEQGMGSRDHLDRTEEYGCLKNADPDAVSDEAMSRGSQQLGSLGSGNHFLELDIVDEIFEPDVADLFGLEEDNLCIFIHSGSRGFGHQVCQDYLRTMQTTMKKYNIQLPDRQLACAPLESPEGEGYLAAMAAAANFAWANRQTMMHLAEQAIIETLRISPGELGWQLVYDVCHNVAKFENHKVNGKEKQLCVHRKGATRSFPPMHPQLPEVYRQIGQPVLIPGDMANASYVLVGTSEAMSQTFGSSCHGAGRVMSRKQAMNTARGRNIINEMKRKGISVMATGMRTVAEEMPEAYKDVHAVVEVMHEAGISKKVARLRPIGVVKG encoded by the coding sequence ATGCAGATTAACAAGATCAACGATTACCTTTGGGAGATACCGCGCACCGGCGGGATGCGTGTGCCCGGCCGTATTTACGCAAGCAAGCAGTTAATCGATGCCATCGTCAAAGATGATTCGATCAAACAGGTGCAAAACGTTGCGCACCTGCCCGGAATCGTCAAGTACTCCATTGCGATGCCGGATATACATCAGGGTTACGGCTTCCCGATCGGTGGAGTGTGCGCAACGGATCCCGCAGACGGAGGCGTCATTTCTCCCGGAGGTGTCGGTTACGACATCAACTGTGGCGTTCGATTGGCACGAACGAGTATCAAAGAAAAAGATCTGGAAGGAAAACTTCATGACCTTGTTCGAAATCTTTTTTACCGCGTCCCTTCCGGCGTTGGCTCAACAGGCGCGATTCAGAAGTTGTCAAAGGAAGATCTTCGAAACGTAATGAGAAAAGGAGCAAGATGGGTTGTCGAACAGGGAATGGGATCGCGTGATCATCTGGATCGCACGGAAGAGTATGGATGTCTGAAAAATGCAGATCCCGATGCGGTTTCGGATGAAGCCATGTCAAGGGGTTCTCAGCAGTTGGGGAGTCTCGGTTCTGGAAATCATTTTCTGGAATTGGATATCGTTGATGAAATCTTTGAGCCGGATGTAGCAGACTTGTTTGGACTCGAAGAAGACAATCTTTGCATTTTTATCCACAGCGGGTCGCGCGGGTTTGGTCATCAAGTTTGTCAGGATTATTTGCGCACAATGCAAACGACAATGAAGAAGTACAATATTCAACTTCCGGACAGGCAGCTTGCATGTGCTCCCCTCGAATCGCCTGAAGGAGAAGGTTACCTGGCGGCAATGGCAGCGGCCGCCAATTTTGCTTGGGCAAACCGCCAGACGATGATGCATCTTGCCGAACAGGCAATCATAGAAACGTTGCGCATTTCGCCGGGTGAGCTGGGATGGCAGCTTGTTTACGATGTTTGTCACAACGTTGCGAAATTCGAAAATCACAAAGTAAATGGAAAGGAAAAACAACTGTGCGTTCACCGCAAAGGAGCCACACGCAGTTTCCCTCCCATGCATCCACAGCTTCCGGAAGTGTACCGGCAAATTGGACAACCCGTGTTGATCCCGGGTGATATGGCAAACGCGTCTTACGTTTTGGTCGGGACGTCCGAAGCGATGTCTCAAACATTCGGAAGCTCCTGTCACGGAGCGGGCCGCGTGATGAGTCGCAAGCAAGCCATGAATACTGCGCGCGGGCGCAACATCATCAATGAGATGAAACGGAAAGGGATTTCCGTAATGGCCACAGGGATGCGCACCGTTGCGGAGGAAATGCCCGAGGCATACAAAGATGTTCACGCGGTTGTCGAAGTGATGCACGAAGCAGGGATCAGCAAAAAAGTTGCACGCCTCCGCCCAATTGGCGTTGTCAAGGGATGA
- a CDS encoding MmcQ/YjbR family DNA-binding protein, producing the protein MKLEDIRKYCLSLPHTTENVQWGNDLVFKVAGKMFTVCDLEGSKLSFKTTPDEFQELILVDGIAPAEYVARYHWVTVHKASALRNSELKRLINDSYQMVVDKLPKKVREKLTK; encoded by the coding sequence ATGAAACTCGAAGATATTCGTAAATATTGTTTATCTTTGCCGCACACAACAGAAAACGTTCAGTGGGGGAATGATCTCGTTTTCAAAGTTGCAGGGAAGATGTTCACTGTGTGCGATCTGGAAGGCTCTAAGCTGAGTTTTAAAACCACGCCGGATGAATTCCAGGAACTCATTCTGGTGGATGGTATCGCTCCTGCGGAATATGTTGCTAGATATCACTGGGTGACTGTTCACAAGGCTTCGGCGCTTCGTAATTCGGAACTCAAACGTCTGATCAACGATTCGTATCAGATGGTAGTCGATAAGCTGCCGAAAAAAGTGCGGGAGAAATTAACAAAGTAG
- the speB gene encoding agmatinase, with protein MKIALLGIPFDDYSSFLRGAALAPPAIRKSFYSDSSNMWTENNFDLTDRMDDAGDIEGMQAEVFQSIEARVLSLLERNEPVISLGGDHSVTFPIVKAFHQKYPRLSILHFDAHPDLYHDFEGNPYSHASPFARVMENKLAERLVQLGIRCANQHQREQVAKYGVEMIEMRNFKEEQVFSFDTPVYISVDVDGLDPAFAPGVSHPEGGGLSTRQVVRIIQSMKGKVVGADIVELNPLRDVSEITAVACSKILKEICGKILETV; from the coding sequence ATGAAAATCGCACTACTCGGCATCCCTTTTGACGATTACTCTTCCTTTCTGCGCGGAGCGGCGCTCGCTCCACCCGCGATTCGTAAAAGTTTCTATTCCGATTCTTCCAACATGTGGACCGAAAATAACTTCGACCTCACTGACCGAATGGATGACGCGGGGGACATCGAAGGAATGCAAGCGGAAGTTTTTCAATCGATCGAAGCACGAGTCTTATCATTGCTGGAAAGAAACGAACCGGTCATCAGTTTGGGTGGTGATCATTCCGTCACGTTTCCCATAGTGAAAGCATTTCATCAAAAATATCCGCGGTTGAGCATTTTGCATTTCGATGCGCACCCTGACCTTTATCATGATTTCGAAGGGAATCCTTATTCGCATGCTTCTCCTTTCGCGCGCGTTATGGAAAACAAACTTGCTGAGCGTCTTGTGCAGCTTGGAATTCGCTGCGCGAACCAGCACCAGCGGGAGCAAGTTGCAAAGTACGGTGTGGAAATGATCGAAATGCGGAACTTCAAAGAAGAACAGGTCTTCTCTTTCGACACCCCTGTTTACATTTCCGTAGATGTTGACGGCCTCGATCCGGCCTTTGCTCCCGGCGTATCGCATCCGGAAGGTGGCGGTCTGTCGACGCGTCAGGTTGTGCGCATCATCCAATCGATGAAAGGAAAAGTTGTTGGCGCAGATATAGTGGAGCTCAATCCGCTGCGCGATGTATCCGAAATCACGGCTGTCGCATGCTCCAAAATCCTGAAAGAAATCTGCGGCAAAATATTAGAGACTGTGTAA
- the metH gene encoding methionine synthase, with protein MPEYTERGKQLLQLIREKIVVLDGGMGTMLQSYDLSASDFGGPDYEGCNENLNLTRPDVVRQIHEAYFSAGSDMVETNTFGSMPTVLSEYNLAHKSIELSSAAARIAREAAVKFSNRFVAGSMGPTTKTITVTGGITFQQLIDSYRTQATGLLQGGVDALLLETSQDTRNVKAGIIGIHEAYRDTGIRVPLMISATIEPMGTMLAGQTIDAFYASVEHSGMISAGLNCATGPEFMSDHLRTLHSLAKCYISCYPNAGLPDENGRYGETPQMIASALERFIEQGWINIVGGCCGTNPAYIQEIAKVARAGRPRVPASYKKTHITGIDYVECEESSRPLIVGERTNEVGSRKFKRLIEAEKYEEAAEVGRAQVRAGAQLIDVNLQNADRDEAEDVKEFYEKLIRMVKVPVMVDTTNTAAMETALTYCQGKSIINSINYEDGQEKLDKVVPLAKKYGAAIIFGCIDEDKEQAQAITVERKLGIAKRAHQDLTTNYGFREEDIIWDPLVFPCGTGDVNYVGSAQHTIRAVAALKQHFPFTRTVLGISNVSFGLPDAGREVLNSVFLYHCTKAGLDFAIISSEKLIRYASISEEDKRVCDDLLFNRGEDPVAAFAAHFRAKKQESKPVASTRTLEERLASYIIEGTKEGLIDDLNEKLETTVPLDIINGPLMKGMDEVGRLFNNNELIVAEVLQSAEAMKAAVAHLEQFMEKSESANKGKVILATVKGDVHDIGKNLVDIIFSNNGYSVINLGIKVPPEVLIQAVQKHKPDMIGLSGLLVKSAQQMVTTAEDLRNAGITLPILVGGAALTRKFTLTRILPAYAGAGHPIVAFARDAMKGLDLANAVMNQPETVLKQIEEEAVSLSGAAGAGEAMSGVLLPPVRSTQISVAEPTVRPPDHERHEAQFRLSEIWPYLNRQMLLSKHLGLRGSVERLAEEQDPKYLELNAFVGDVMKRAEEGWLRCRGVYQYFGANSEGNRLLLFDETGKEVGYWDFPRQQKEDGLSLADFVKPLATGERDSVAIFVTTCGEGVRERANDLKDRGEYLLSHTLQALAVEGAEAAAERLHRKIREGWNLFDSPELTMQDRLKAKYQGIRVSFGYPACPNLADQQLLFRLLQPESIGVGLTDGFMMDPEASVSALVFHHSQARYFSI; from the coding sequence GCGTCCGGATGTGGTTCGCCAGATTCATGAGGCGTACTTTAGCGCCGGCAGCGACATGGTGGAGACGAACACGTTTGGATCAATGCCCACCGTTTTATCCGAATACAATCTTGCACACAAGTCGATTGAGCTCAGCTCGGCGGCAGCAAGAATCGCGCGGGAAGCGGCTGTAAAGTTCTCCAACCGCTTCGTTGCGGGATCGATGGGACCCACTACGAAAACAATCACGGTAACAGGCGGGATCACATTTCAACAACTGATCGATTCTTACCGCACACAGGCAACGGGTCTGCTGCAAGGCGGAGTGGATGCATTATTGCTGGAAACATCGCAGGATACGCGCAACGTTAAAGCGGGAATCATTGGAATCCATGAAGCGTATCGCGATACCGGCATCCGTGTGCCTTTGATGATTTCTGCCACGATTGAGCCGATGGGGACAATGCTTGCGGGACAAACCATCGATGCTTTCTACGCTTCGGTCGAGCATTCTGGAATGATCTCGGCCGGTTTGAATTGCGCGACCGGTCCGGAGTTCATGTCGGATCATTTGCGGACTCTGCATTCACTTGCGAAATGTTACATATCCTGTTATCCCAACGCCGGTTTGCCGGATGAAAACGGCCGCTATGGCGAAACGCCGCAAATGATTGCTTCCGCGCTCGAACGCTTTATTGAACAAGGATGGATCAACATAGTGGGCGGATGTTGTGGCACAAATCCAGCTTACATCCAGGAGATTGCGAAAGTGGCCCGCGCGGGACGGCCGCGCGTACCCGCCTCCTACAAAAAGACGCATATCACAGGTATTGATTACGTGGAATGCGAAGAGTCCAGCCGTCCTTTGATCGTAGGTGAACGAACGAATGAAGTGGGAAGCCGGAAGTTCAAGCGTTTGATTGAAGCAGAGAAGTATGAAGAAGCCGCAGAAGTCGGGCGCGCTCAAGTTCGAGCCGGCGCTCAGTTGATTGATGTCAATTTGCAAAACGCGGATCGCGACGAAGCGGAAGACGTCAAGGAATTTTATGAAAAGCTGATCCGCATGGTGAAAGTACCAGTGATGGTCGATACAACAAACACAGCAGCAATGGAAACCGCGCTCACGTATTGCCAGGGCAAATCGATCATCAACTCGATCAACTACGAAGATGGGCAGGAAAAGCTGGACAAAGTCGTGCCGCTTGCGAAGAAGTACGGCGCCGCGATCATTTTCGGATGCATCGATGAAGATAAGGAGCAAGCGCAGGCGATTACGGTGGAGCGCAAACTCGGAATCGCCAAACGCGCGCATCAGGATCTCACCACGAACTATGGTTTCCGCGAAGAAGACATCATCTGGGATCCACTCGTCTTTCCGTGCGGAACCGGCGACGTCAACTATGTCGGCTCCGCGCAACATACGATTCGCGCAGTGGCCGCTTTGAAACAACATTTTCCATTTACCCGCACTGTGCTGGGAATTTCGAATGTTTCGTTCGGACTCCCCGATGCAGGACGCGAAGTGTTGAACTCCGTGTTTTTGTACCACTGTACAAAGGCGGGTTTGGATTTTGCAATCATTTCTTCTGAAAAATTGATTCGCTACGCGAGCATTTCGGAAGAGGACAAACGTGTTTGCGACGATCTGCTGTTCAATCGTGGAGAGGATCCGGTTGCCGCTTTCGCGGCGCACTTCCGGGCGAAAAAGCAAGAGTCAAAACCTGTGGCTTCCACGCGAACGCTGGAAGAAAGACTCGCAAGTTACATCATCGAAGGTACAAAGGAAGGCCTCATTGATGATCTGAATGAGAAACTCGAAACGACAGTTCCACTCGATATCATCAATGGTCCGTTAATGAAGGGGATGGATGAGGTGGGGCGCCTGTTCAACAACAACGAATTGATTGTAGCGGAGGTGCTTCAAAGCGCGGAAGCTATGAAGGCGGCTGTGGCGCACCTGGAGCAATTCATGGAGAAATCGGAGAGCGCGAACAAAGGGAAGGTAATCCTTGCCACCGTCAAAGGGGATGTTCACGATATCGGCAAAAATCTGGTGGACATTATTTTTTCGAACAATGGATACAGTGTAATCAATCTGGGAATCAAAGTGCCTCCTGAAGTTTTGATTCAGGCGGTGCAAAAACACAAGCCGGATATGATCGGGCTATCCGGTTTGCTGGTGAAGTCGGCGCAACAAATGGTCACGACCGCTGAAGATTTGCGCAATGCGGGAATCACATTGCCGATTCTTGTGGGCGGCGCTGCGCTCACGCGAAAATTTACGCTGACGCGAATTTTGCCTGCGTATGCGGGCGCGGGCCATCCGATTGTTGCTTTCGCTCGCGATGCGATGAAAGGACTCGATCTTGCAAATGCCGTGATGAATCAACCGGAGACGGTATTGAAGCAAATTGAAGAAGAAGCGGTCTCACTAAGCGGCGCCGCTGGCGCCGGTGAAGCGATGTCCGGTGTTTTATTGCCTCCGGTGCGTTCCACACAGATTTCGGTGGCTGAACCCACCGTTCGTCCACCGGACCACGAGCGGCACGAAGCTCAGTTTCGACTTTCGGAGATCTGGCCCTACTTGAATCGCCAGATGCTTCTGTCCAAACATCTTGGATTGCGTGGATCTGTGGAGAGGTTGGCGGAAGAACAGGATCCAAAGTACCTGGAACTGAATGCATTTGTTGGTGATGTGATGAAACGGGCTGAAGAGGGATGGCTTCGGTGTCGCGGTGTCTATCAGTATTTTGGCGCGAATTCGGAAGGGAACAGGCTGTTGTTGTTTGATGAAACGGGAAAGGAAGTCGGATACTGGGATTTTCCACGGCAGCAAAAAGAGGATGGACTCTCTCTTGCGGATTTTGTAAAACCACTTGCAACCGGGGAGCGCGATTCCGTTGCGATTTTTGTTACCACGTGCGGTGAAGGTGTGCGGGAACGCGCAAATGATTTGAAGGACCGCGGTGAGTATCTGCTTTCTCATACGCTTCAAGCTCTTGCAGTGGAAGGCGCGGAAGCTGCCGCAGAAAGATTGCACCGGAAAATTCGTGAAGGCTGGAATCTGTTCGATTCACCGGAGCTCACGATGCAAGACAGATTGAAAGCGAAATATCAGGGAATTCGTGTGAGCTTTGGCTATCCTGCGTGCCCGAACCTTGCGGATCAGCAATTGCTCTTTCGTTTACTGCAACCGGAATCGATCGGCGTGGGGTTAACAGATGGGTTCATGATGGATCCCGAAGCAAGCGTCAGTGCCCTGGTGTTTCACCATTCGCAAGCGCGGTACTTCAGTATCTAA